The following coding sequences lie in one Salvelinus fontinalis isolate EN_2023a chromosome 21, ASM2944872v1, whole genome shotgun sequence genomic window:
- the LOC129818793 gene encoding procathepsin L-like, whose protein sequence is MMSLYLAVLVLCMSAVYAAPMFDSQLEGHWHLWKNWHSKNYHASEEGWRRMVWEKNLKKIEMHNLEHSMGKHSYRLGMNHFGDMTNEEFGQLMNGYKQTTERKCKDSLFMEPNYLQAPEAVDWREKGYVTPIKNQGACGSCWAFSATGAIEGQEFRKTGNLVSLSEQNLMDCSKPQGNDGCNGGLMNLAFQYVKDNSGLDTEVSYPYVGKDDDVCHYRPEFSAVNETGFVDIPSGKEHALMSAVASVGPISVAIDASHESFQFYQSGIYYEEKCSSEELDHGVLVVGYGFEGEDVDGNKFWIVKNSWTEKWGDKGYIYMAKDRKNHCGIATAAIYPLV, encoded by the exons ATGATGTCCCTGTACTTGGCAGTGTTGGTGCTCTGTATGAGTGCTGTGTATGCGGCCCCTATGTTTGACTCTCAGTTGGAGGGCCACTGGCACTTGTGGAAGAACTGGCACAGCAAGAACTACCATGCC AGcgaggagggctggaggaggatgGTTTGGGAGAAGAACCTGAAGAAGATTGAGATGCACAACCTGGAACACTCTATGGGAAAACACTCCTACCGCCTGGGCATGAACCACTTTGGTGACATG ACCAACGAAGAGTTTGGGCAGCTCATGAACGGCTACAAGCAGACAACTGAGAGGAAGTGCAAGGACTCTCTGTTCATGGAACCCAATTACCTGCAGGCCCCTGAAGCTGTGGACTGGAGAGAGAAGGGCTACGTCACTCCCATCAAGAACCAG GGCGCATGTGGGTCTTGCTGGGCGTTCAGTGCCACCGGGGCCATAGAGGGCCAGGAATTCAGGAAGACTGGCAATCTGGTGTCTCTGAGTGAACAGAACCTGATGGACTGCTCCAAACCCCAGGGCAACGATGGCTGTAATGGAGGTCTCATGAACCTGGCGTTCCAGTATGTGAAGGACAACAGTGGCCTGGACACAGAGGTGTCCTACCCCTATGTGGGCAAG GATGATGATGTTTGCCACTACCGACCAGAGTTCAGTGCTGTCAATGAAACCGGCTTCGTGGATATCCCCAGTGGCAAGGAGCACGCTCTGATGAGTGCTGTGGCGTCTGTCGGCCCCATCTCTGTCGCCATCGATGCCAGCCACGAATCCTTCCAGTTCTACCAGTCTG GGATCTACTATGAGGAGAAGTGCAGCAGTGAGGAGCTTGACCATGGAGTTCTGGTGGTGGGATATGGTTTTGAAGGAGAGGATGTAGATGGCAATAAATTCTGGATTGTCAAGAACAG CTGGACCGAGAAATGGGGAGACAAAGGCTACATCTACATGGCCAAAGACAGGAAGAACCACTGTGGCATCGCCACGGCAGCCATTTACCCACTGGTCTAG